Proteins encoded in a region of the Ancylobacter sp. SL191 genome:
- a CDS encoding MarC family protein, with protein sequence MNISERIEEFVTLWVVIDPLGTLPVFLAVTATLDAASRRKAAVLSTLVSFGVLVFFAMAGHWLLRAMDVSIHSFQIAGAIVLFLFALTMIHGKSHTDAQTPAETSPMEIAIYPLAIPSIASPGAMLAAVVLTDNARHNFPDRALTIVVFSIVLLITLLIMLAAGPLGRLIGRGGASIISRVMGMILAALAVDLGLSAAADWLNLPPI encoded by the coding sequence ATGAACATCTCGGAGCGTATCGAGGAATTCGTCACCCTCTGGGTGGTGATCGATCCCCTCGGCACGCTGCCGGTCTTCCTTGCCGTGACCGCCACGCTCGACGCCGCCTCACGGCGCAAGGCGGCGGTGCTGTCGACACTGGTCTCCTTCGGCGTGCTGGTTTTCTTCGCCATGGCCGGCCACTGGCTGCTGCGGGCGATGGATGTCTCCATCCATTCCTTCCAGATCGCCGGTGCTATCGTCCTTTTCCTGTTCGCGCTCACCATGATCCATGGCAAGAGCCACACCGACGCGCAGACCCCAGCCGAGACCAGCCCGATGGAGATCGCCATCTACCCGCTGGCGATCCCCTCCATCGCCAGCCCGGGCGCCATGCTGGCGGCGGTGGTGCTGACCGACAATGCCCGGCACAATTTCCCCGACCGGGCGCTGACCATCGTCGTGTTCAGCATCGTGCTGCTGATTACGCTGCTCATCATGCTGGCCGCCGGCCCGCTCGGCCGGCTGATCGGGCGCGGCGGCGCCTCGATCATCAGCCGCGTCATGGGCATGATCCTGGCCGCGCTCGCCGTGGATCTCGGCCTCAGCGCCGCCGCGGACTGGCTGAATCTGCCGCCGATCTGA
- a CDS encoding uracil-DNA glycosylase: MDPRLNERDAIADILAFHVEAGVDVALGDAPVDRFEESARERSMLRPRPQVAESRPAPSAPAPARPAHITSRAPTPAAPALPGDAPPPPDIAAIEAREAAASAPTLEALSELLQGFDGCPLKHTATRLVFADGNPRARLMLVGEAPGRDEDIEGKPFVGRSGKLLDRMLAAIGIDRTRAYIANVVPWRPPGNRTPTPQETAICLPFIRRQIELADPDILVCLGGPSAQTLLGITDGITKARGRWQEYNTGTRTIPALATFHPAYLLRSPLGKRMVWRDLMAIEAKLAEFGANPRP, translated from the coding sequence ATGGACCCGAGACTTAACGAGCGCGACGCGATTGCCGACATCCTCGCCTTCCATGTGGAGGCGGGCGTCGATGTGGCGCTCGGCGACGCGCCGGTGGACCGTTTCGAGGAAAGCGCCCGCGAGCGCAGCATGCTCCGGCCGCGCCCGCAGGTCGCTGAATCGCGGCCCGCGCCGAGCGCCCCGGCGCCCGCGCGCCCGGCACATATTACCTCCCGCGCCCCCACCCCGGCCGCTCCTGCCCTGCCGGGCGACGCCCCGCCACCCCCGGACATCGCCGCCATCGAGGCCCGCGAAGCCGCCGCCTCAGCCCCGACGCTGGAGGCGCTTTCCGAGCTGCTGCAAGGGTTTGACGGCTGCCCGCTGAAGCACACGGCGACGCGTCTGGTGTTCGCCGACGGCAATCCGCGTGCGCGTCTCATGCTGGTCGGCGAAGCGCCGGGCCGCGACGAGGACATCGAGGGCAAGCCGTTCGTCGGGCGCTCCGGCAAGCTGCTCGACCGGATGCTCGCGGCGATCGGCATCGACCGCACCCGCGCCTATATCGCCAATGTCGTACCCTGGCGCCCGCCCGGCAACCGCACGCCGACACCGCAGGAAACCGCGATCTGCCTGCCGTTCATCCGCCGGCAGATCGAACTGGCGGACCCCGACATCCTCGTCTGCCTAGGGGGCCCCTCCGCGCAAACGCTGCTGGGAATCACCGACGGCATCACCAAGGCGCGGGGGCGTTGGCAGGAATATAATACCGGCACACGGACCATTCCCGCGCTGGCGACCTTCCACCCGGCCTATCTGCTGCGCAGCCCGCTGGGAAAACGCATGGTTTGGCGGGATCTTATGGCAATCGAGGCGAAGCTGGCCGAGTTCGGCGCCAATCCGCGCCCCTGA
- a CDS encoding cytochrome ubiquinol oxidase subunit I → MEFDPVLLARIQFAFTISFHVIFPGFTIGLAAYVATLEVLWIATGQERYHRIARFFTKIFAVSFAMGVVSGIVLSYQFGTNWSHFSRVVGNVIGPLIGYEVLTAFFLEATFLGIMLFGWNKVPRGLHVFACIMVALGTSLSAFWILSANSWMQTPAGHEVIDGIAHPVDWLAIIFNPSFPYRFAHMLTACYLTTAFVVLAVGARYVYQGRFGEDGRTMMRMAIGLIAIFAPMQAYIGDSHGLNTLEHQPAKIAALEAHWENVPGENGIPLVLFAIPNEAAERNDYQIAIPHLGSLLLTHSWEGTFPGLKEYAPNDRPPVVIPFFAFRIMVGIGILMICIGWCGAWLLWRRRLFETDWYLAPVQFVWPLGFIAVLSGWFVTEVGRQPWVATGILRTVDAISPVAGWAVATTLALFVVVYAVVFSGGIYYINRLIARGPKDEAVDAPNEGMPSRPLASAHEATRAAINAPGE, encoded by the coding sequence ATGGAATTCGATCCCGTCCTTCTGGCGCGAATCCAGTTCGCCTTCACGATCTCCTTCCACGTCATTTTCCCCGGCTTTACCATTGGCCTCGCCGCCTATGTCGCGACGCTGGAAGTGCTGTGGATCGCCACCGGGCAGGAGCGCTACCACCGCATCGCGCGCTTCTTCACCAAGATCTTCGCCGTGTCCTTCGCCATGGGCGTGGTGTCCGGCATCGTACTATCGTACCAGTTCGGCACGAATTGGAGCCATTTCTCCCGCGTCGTCGGCAACGTCATCGGCCCGCTGATCGGCTATGAAGTGCTGACCGCCTTCTTCCTGGAGGCGACCTTCCTCGGCATCATGCTGTTCGGCTGGAACAAGGTGCCGCGCGGGCTGCACGTCTTCGCCTGCATCATGGTGGCGCTCGGCACCTCGCTCTCCGCCTTCTGGATCCTCTCCGCCAATAGCTGGATGCAGACCCCGGCGGGCCATGAGGTGATCGACGGCATCGCCCATCCGGTGGACTGGCTGGCCATCATCTTCAACCCCAGCTTCCCCTACCGCTTCGCCCATATGCTGACCGCCTGCTACCTCACCACCGCCTTCGTGGTGCTCGCGGTGGGCGCACGCTATGTCTATCAGGGCCGCTTCGGCGAAGACGGGCGCACCATGATGCGCATGGCCATCGGCCTCATCGCCATCTTCGCCCCCATGCAGGCCTATATCGGCGATTCCCATGGGCTCAACACGCTGGAGCACCAGCCGGCCAAGATCGCGGCGCTGGAGGCGCATTGGGAGAATGTGCCGGGCGAGAACGGCATCCCGCTGGTGCTGTTCGCCATTCCCAATGAGGCGGCCGAACGCAATGATTACCAGATCGCCATCCCGCATCTCGGCAGCCTGCTGCTCACCCATAGCTGGGAGGGCACCTTTCCGGGCCTGAAGGAATACGCCCCGAACGACCGCCCGCCCGTGGTGATCCCGTTCTTCGCCTTCCGCATCATGGTCGGTATCGGGATACTTATGATCTGCATCGGCTGGTGCGGCGCCTGGCTGCTCTGGCGCCGGCGGCTGTTCGAGACCGACTGGTATCTGGCGCCGGTGCAGTTCGTCTGGCCACTCGGCTTCATCGCCGTGCTGTCGGGCTGGTTCGTGACGGAGGTCGGCCGGCAGCCCTGGGTCGCCACGGGCATCCTGCGCACGGTAGACGCCATCTCGCCCGTCGCCGGCTGGGCGGTAGCGACCACGCTCGCTCTGTTCGTCGTGGTCTATGCCGTCGTGTTCTCCGGCGGCATCTACTACATCAACCGCCTCATCGCCCGCGGACCGAAGGACGAAGCGGTGGACGCGCCCAATGAGGGCATGCCCAGCCGCCCCCTCGCCTCGGCCCACGAGGCGACCCGTGCCGCCATCAACGCCCCGGGGGAATGA
- the phnD gene encoding phosphonate ABC transporter substrate-binding protein, whose protein sequence is MKRILAAGLVLAGLTAPLAAQEVKELNFGFISTESSANLAKSFEPLLKDMEKAIGIPVKPFFVGDYAGVIEGMRFKKVDVAWFGNKSAMEAVDRSNGEVFVKTAKPDGSSGYYSLIVTNVDRSDINNLKDILDCSKGYNFGNGDPNSTSGFLVPSYYVFALNNVDPVKCYKRVVSGNHEGNLLAVANKQVDFATNNTENMTRLQQTRPAEAAKIKEVWRSPMIAGDPIVWRKDLPADLKAKIYTFFMTYGRNGTPEEIEAARAVLAKTSDGWGPFLASSDAQLIPIRQLELFKAKMKTQNDEKLSADEKAAKIKEIDAKLAALDEQQKKLPSM, encoded by the coding sequence ATGAAGCGCATTCTCGCGGCCGGCCTCGTGCTCGCCGGCCTGACCGCCCCGCTGGCGGCGCAGGAAGTCAAGGAGCTGAACTTCGGCTTCATCTCCACCGAGTCCTCGGCCAACCTCGCCAAGAGCTTCGAGCCCCTGCTCAAGGACATGGAAAAGGCCATCGGCATCCCGGTGAAGCCGTTCTTCGTCGGCGACTATGCCGGCGTCATCGAGGGCATGCGCTTCAAGAAGGTCGACGTTGCGTGGTTCGGCAACAAGTCGGCCATGGAAGCGGTGGACCGCTCCAATGGCGAAGTGTTCGTCAAGACCGCCAAGCCGGACGGTTCTTCGGGCTATTACTCGCTGATCGTCACCAATGTCGACCGCAGCGACATCAACAACCTCAAGGACATCCTCGATTGCTCGAAGGGCTATAACTTCGGCAATGGCGATCCGAACTCGACCTCGGGCTTCCTCGTCCCGAGCTACTATGTGTTCGCCCTGAACAATGTCGACCCGGTGAAGTGCTACAAGCGCGTCGTCAGCGGCAATCATGAAGGCAACCTGCTCGCGGTCGCCAACAAGCAGGTCGACTTCGCCACCAACAACACCGAAAACATGACCCGCCTGCAGCAGACCCGCCCGGCGGAAGCGGCCAAGATCAAGGAAGTGTGGCGTTCGCCGATGATCGCCGGCGACCCGATCGTGTGGCGCAAGGATCTGCCGGCCGACCTGAAGGCGAAGATCTACACCTTCTTCATGACCTATGGCCGCAACGGCACGCCGGAAGAGATCGAGGCGGCCCGCGCCGTGCTCGCCAAGACCTCGGACGGCTGGGGCCCCTTCCTCGCCTCCTCCGACGCCCAGCTGATCCCGATCCGTCAGCTCGAGCTGTTCAAGGCGAAGATGAAGACGCAGAACGACGAGAAGCTCTCGGCTGACGAGAAGGCCGCGAAGATCAAGGAAATCGACGCCAAGCTCGCCGCCCTCGACGAGCAGCAGAAGAAGCTCCCCTCCATGTGA
- a CDS encoding ABC transporter ATP-binding protein/permease, which produces MRAILSLLADVWRLSIPYFRGEDKWRGLALLGAVIALEVGWVYATVLINSWNNVFYNAIQERDYPAFTHQLWLFSFYAAASIAIAVYQIYLRQWLQIRWRTWMTDKYLSAWLANETHYRLRLKGDQADNPDQRIADDISAYISQTLSIFIGLLNAVMTLASFAVILWGLSGDFAFNLFGGEWRIPGYLVWAAFAYAALGTFLAHLIGRVLVKLNFDQQRFEADYRVDLVRVRENGEQIALMKGEGVERSRLLDRFGHVVHNYWGIMIAQKRLTWFTAGYGQLSIIFPFVVVAPAYFAGTIQLGQLMQTSSAFGQVQGSFSFFINAYATLAEWKSVVDRLIGFQRQVETTHAETLKANYRQVPGTAPLEVTDMEVRLPDGRALVALDALGVKPGERVLLTGASGTGKSTLLRAIAGIWPYGHGVVETGGRVLTLPQRPYLPVGSLRGALAYPDPMERFTDEDLRGALEAVGLAAFAGRLDERGLWGAELSGGEQQRFAIARALLVKPDVLLLDEATSALDEASEAALYRTLRERLPQAAILSIGHRSTLLELHETHIALERREDGPARLVPHALAAAE; this is translated from the coding sequence TTGCGCGCCATTCTCTCCTTGCTCGCCGATGTCTGGCGGCTCTCCATTCCCTATTTCCGTGGCGAGGACAAATGGCGCGGGCTGGCGCTGCTCGGCGCGGTGATCGCGCTGGAGGTCGGCTGGGTCTATGCCACCGTGCTGATCAATTCCTGGAACAACGTGTTCTACAACGCGATCCAGGAGCGCGATTACCCCGCCTTCACCCATCAGCTCTGGCTGTTCTCCTTCTACGCCGCCGCCTCCATCGCCATCGCGGTCTACCAGATCTATCTGCGGCAATGGCTGCAGATCCGCTGGCGGACCTGGATGACCGACAAATACCTCTCCGCCTGGCTGGCCAACGAGACCCATTACCGGCTGCGGCTGAAGGGCGATCAGGCGGATAACCCCGACCAGCGCATCGCCGACGACATCAGCGCCTATATCTCGCAGACGCTGAGCATCTTCATCGGCCTGCTCAATGCGGTGATGACGCTGGCCTCCTTCGCGGTGATCCTGTGGGGGCTGTCGGGCGACTTCGCCTTCAACCTGTTCGGCGGGGAATGGCGCATTCCCGGCTATCTGGTCTGGGCCGCCTTCGCCTATGCGGCGCTCGGCACCTTCCTCGCCCATCTCATCGGCCGGGTGCTGGTGAAGCTGAACTTCGACCAGCAGCGCTTCGAGGCCGATTACCGCGTCGATCTGGTGCGCGTGCGCGAGAATGGCGAGCAGATCGCGCTGATGAAGGGTGAGGGCGTGGAGCGCAGCCGGCTGCTCGACCGCTTCGGCCATGTCGTGCACAATTACTGGGGCATCATGATCGCCCAGAAGCGGTTGACCTGGTTCACCGCCGGCTATGGCCAGCTCTCCATCATCTTCCCCTTCGTGGTGGTGGCGCCGGCCTATTTCGCCGGCACCATCCAGCTCGGCCAGCTCATGCAGACCTCCTCGGCCTTCGGGCAGGTGCAGGGCTCGTTCTCCTTCTTCATCAACGCCTATGCGACGCTGGCCGAGTGGAAGTCGGTGGTCGATCGTCTCATCGGCTTCCAGCGCCAGGTCGAGACCACGCACGCCGAGACCCTCAAGGCCAATTACCGCCAGGTGCCCGGCACGGCGCCGCTGGAGGTCACGGACATGGAGGTGCGCCTGCCGGACGGGCGCGCGCTGGTCGCCCTCGACGCGCTGGGCGTCAAGCCCGGCGAGCGGGTGCTGCTCACCGGCGCCTCCGGCACCGGCAAGAGCACGCTGCTGCGCGCCATTGCCGGCATCTGGCCCTATGGACATGGCGTGGTGGAAACCGGCGGGCGCGTGCTCACCTTGCCGCAGCGGCCCTATCTGCCGGTCGGCTCGCTGCGCGGGGCGCTGGCCTATCCCGACCCGATGGAGCGCTTCACTGATGAGGATCTGCGCGGGGCGCTGGAGGCGGTGGGGCTTGCCGCCTTCGCCGGCCGGCTCGACGAGCGCGGCCTGTGGGGCGCGGAACTCTCCGGCGGCGAGCAGCAGCGCTTCGCCATTGCCCGCGCGCTGCTGGTGAAGCCCGACGTGCTGTTGCTGGATGAAGCGACCTCGGCGCTGGACGAGGCGAGCGAGGCCGCGCTCTACCGCACGCTGCGCGAGCGGCTGCCGCAGGCGGCGATCCTCTCCATCGGCCACCGCTCGACGCTGCTGGAGCTGCACGAGACCCATATCGCGCTGGAGCGGCGCGAGGACGGCCCGGCGCGCCTTGTCCCGCACGCGCTCGCCGCGGCGGAATAG
- the phnC gene encoding phosphonate ABC transporter ATP-binding protein, with the protein MAAALQLDRVSKTYGAMRAVENVSLTIQPGERVALIGASGSGKSTLIRLAAGLILADAQGQGSGAVHSFGVKVQEGGKLAADVRAARRHIGLVFQQFALAGRMSVLTNVLVGALGRISVLRGTLGLFNEDERRTAYAALAEVGIAQHAMKRARELSGGQQQRVAIARALVQGAKLVLADEPIASLDPKSAKRVMDTLVTMSRDHGIALVVSLHQVDYATAYFDRVVAMNAGRVVFDGPAAQINAAFLTELYGASAEELILPSQFVVGASVPAETPDIQTVS; encoded by the coding sequence ATGGCGGCAGCGCTTCAACTCGACCGTGTGAGCAAGACCTATGGCGCCATGCGCGCCGTGGAGAATGTCTCGCTGACCATCCAGCCGGGCGAGCGCGTGGCGCTCATCGGGGCCTCCGGCTCCGGCAAATCGACCCTCATCCGCCTCGCCGCGGGTCTCATTCTCGCCGATGCGCAGGGGCAGGGCTCCGGCGCGGTGCATTCCTTCGGCGTGAAGGTGCAGGAGGGCGGCAAGCTCGCCGCTGATGTGCGCGCGGCGCGCCGGCATATCGGTCTCGTGTTCCAGCAATTCGCGCTCGCCGGGCGCATGTCGGTGCTGACCAATGTGCTGGTCGGCGCGCTCGGGCGCATCAGCGTGCTGCGCGGCACGCTCGGCCTGTTCAACGAGGATGAGCGCCGCACCGCCTATGCCGCGCTGGCCGAGGTTGGCATCGCCCAGCACGCCATGAAGCGGGCGCGCGAACTCTCCGGCGGCCAGCAGCAGCGCGTCGCCATTGCCCGCGCGCTGGTGCAGGGCGCCAAGCTCGTGCTGGCGGATGAGCCCATCGCCTCGCTCGACCCGAAATCGGCCAAGCGGGTGATGGACACGCTGGTGACGATGAGCCGCGACCATGGCATCGCGCTGGTCGTCTCGCTGCACCAGGTGGACTACGCCACCGCCTATTTCGACCGCGTGGTGGCGATGAATGCCGGCCGCGTCGTGTTCGACGGTCCGGCGGCGCAGATCAACGCCGCCTTCCTCACCGAGCTCTACGGCGCCAGCGCCGAGGAGCTGATCCTGCCCAGCCAGTTCGTCGTCGGCGCCTCCGTGCCGGCCGAGACCCCCGACATCCAGACCGTATCCTGA
- a CDS encoding ribonuclease HII: MAARPRAEPRRKPDFAHERAAWAAGEVPVAGADEVGRGPLAGPVVACAVVLDPERVPEGLDDSKRLTLAQREKLFEVICATAEVSLAFAPPVRIDTHNIRQATLWALARATAGLPRRPRLVLVDGNDIPPVNCVARAIIGGDGLVASIAAASIVAKVTRDRLMASLGVAHPGYGFERHMGYGTPEHQAALASLGVCRHHRTSFAPIRARMTPAE, encoded by the coding sequence ATGGCTGCGAGACCTAGGGCGGAGCCCCGCCGTAAACCTGATTTTGCCCATGAGCGCGCCGCCTGGGCGGCTGGCGAGGTGCCGGTGGCCGGCGCCGACGAGGTCGGGCGCGGGCCGCTTGCCGGGCCGGTGGTCGCCTGCGCCGTCGTGCTCGATCCCGAGCGCGTGCCGGAAGGTCTCGACGATTCCAAGCGCCTGACGCTGGCCCAGCGCGAGAAGCTGTTCGAGGTGATCTGCGCCACTGCCGAAGTGTCGCTTGCCTTCGCCCCGCCCGTGCGGATCGACACCCACAATATCCGGCAGGCGACGCTCTGGGCGTTGGCGCGGGCGACCGCCGGCCTGCCGCGCCGGCCGCGTCTCGTGCTGGTCGATGGCAATGATATACCGCCGGTGAATTGCGTGGCCCGCGCCATCATCGGCGGGGACGGGCTCGTCGCCTCCATCGCCGCCGCCTCCATCGTCGCCAAGGTCACGCGCGACCGGCTGATGGCCTCGCTCGGCGTCGCCCATCCCGGCTATGGCTTCGAGCGGCACATGGGCTATGGCACCCCGGAGCATCAGGCCGCGCTGGCCTCGCTCGGCGTGTGCCGGCATCATCGCACCTCCTTCGCGCCGATCCGCGCGCGGATGACGCCGGCGGAGTGA
- a CDS encoding DUF4062 domain-containing protein gives MSSTYYDLKHIRSSIEAFISNVGYDAVLSERGLISYNPDSALDESCYREAASADIFVLIIGGRYGSASSGDGESSDKKFFDSYDSVTKQEYEHARLSGVPIYVLIENSVYIEHRTYLSNKDNQHIKYVSVDSVNVFKLIDYILAQPRNNPVFSFSNYSEIENWLREQWAGMFREFLRSRSQLSQISELSKKINDLEEINNTLKVYLEKVLSNVDSKGSAKLIQDQNRRIEEEKIQSSLKDNKWIKFVSDKVTHSYKGAVEIVKSSNSVDELRSKIVEILHDNGAEDVIDVVSICWIRHGAQEDFDNARIELGLKPIFRRDDEFHEANRLVRGRRRRRQENADE, from the coding sequence GTGAGTTCGACCTATTATGACCTCAAGCACATAAGATCTTCTATTGAGGCATTTATATCTAATGTGGGATATGATGCCGTTTTATCAGAAAGAGGGCTTATTTCTTATAATCCTGATTCTGCCCTTGATGAGTCTTGTTATCGCGAAGCTGCTTCGGCTGATATATTTGTTCTTATTATCGGGGGGCGGTATGGATCGGCGTCTTCGGGAGATGGTGAGAGTTCGGATAAAAAATTCTTTGATAGTTACGATAGTGTGACAAAGCAGGAATACGAGCATGCTAGATTGTCTGGAGTGCCAATATATGTACTAATTGAAAATTCTGTTTATATTGAACATAGAACTTATTTGTCAAATAAAGATAACCAGCATATAAAATATGTGAGCGTAGACTCGGTAAATGTATTTAAATTGATAGATTACATACTGGCGCAGCCTAGAAATAATCCAGTTTTTTCATTCTCTAATTACTCCGAGATCGAAAATTGGCTCCGAGAGCAGTGGGCTGGTATGTTTAGGGAGTTTCTGAGATCTCGATCCCAGTTAAGTCAGATTTCTGAGCTTTCAAAGAAAATAAATGATCTTGAAGAAATAAATAATACTCTTAAAGTATATTTAGAAAAGGTTCTTTCGAATGTTGATTCGAAGGGTTCTGCTAAATTAATTCAAGATCAAAACAGAAGAATAGAAGAAGAAAAGATACAGTCTTCGCTTAAGGATAATAAGTGGATAAAATTCGTTTCTGACAAAGTTACGCATAGTTATAAAGGTGCTGTCGAAATAGTAAAAAGTTCGAATTCTGTTGATGAATTAAGATCAAAAATAGTGGAAATATTACATGATAATGGCGCGGAAGATGTAATTGATGTAGTGTCTATATGTTGGATTCGTCACGGCGCTCAAGAAGACTTTGATAACGCGCGTATTGAGCTTGGGCTAAAGCCTATATTTAGGAGAGATGATGAATTTCATGAAGCCAATCGGCTCGTCCGGGGGCGTCGACGGAGACGGCAAGAAAACGCCGATGAATAG
- the phnE gene encoding phosphonate ABC transporter, permease protein PhnE, with product MTSSAAAHRSAVAALPAPPHTPLTTRLARLAIAAAGVTVLVFSWHEAEMDPAQLMRDAGNMATLGADFLRPDFTDIDVYFNAMLETLAIAIWGTLLAVIAGIPFGILSADNVVPRWVAFPIRRVMDACRAINELVFALIFIAAVGLGPFAGVLALFIHTTGVVAKLFSEAVEAIDPAPVEGIRGTGGTWLQEIIYGVLPQVLPLWISYALYRFESNVRSATVLGIVGGGGIGMTFNETMRGFLYSQASAILILVIITVSVLDMISQNIRKRFI from the coding sequence ATGACCAGCTCTGCCGCCGCCCACCGCTCTGCCGTCGCCGCGCTGCCGGCCCCGCCGCACACGCCGCTGACCACGCGCCTCGCCCGCCTCGCCATCGCGGCGGCCGGCGTGACGGTGCTGGTGTTCTCCTGGCACGAGGCGGAGATGGACCCGGCGCAGCTCATGCGCGACGCCGGCAACATGGCGACGCTGGGCGCCGACTTCCTGCGGCCCGACTTCACCGACATCGACGTCTATTTCAACGCGATGCTGGAGACGCTGGCCATCGCCATCTGGGGTACGCTGCTGGCGGTGATCGCCGGCATCCCCTTCGGCATCCTCTCGGCCGACAATGTCGTGCCGCGCTGGGTCGCCTTCCCGATCCGCAGGGTGATGGATGCCTGCCGCGCCATCAACGAGCTGGTCTTCGCGCTGATCTTCATCGCCGCCGTCGGCCTCGGTCCCTTCGCCGGCGTGCTGGCGCTGTTCATCCACACCACCGGCGTCGTCGCCAAGCTGTTCTCCGAAGCGGTGGAGGCGATCGACCCCGCCCCCGTCGAGGGCATTCGCGGCACGGGCGGCACCTGGCTGCAGGAGATCATCTATGGCGTGCTGCCGCAGGTGCTGCCGCTGTGGATCTCCTACGCGCTCTACCGCTTTGAATCGAATGTGCGCTCGGCCACCGTGCTGGGCATCGTCGGCGGCGGCGGCATCGGCATGACCTTCAACGAGACGATGCGCGGCTTCCTTTATTCGCAGGCCTCGGCGATCCTTATCCTCGTCATCATCACCGTCTCGGTGCTCGACATGATCAGCCAGAACATCCGCAAGCGCTTTATCTGA
- the cydB gene encoding cytochrome d ubiquinol oxidase subunit II, with protein sequence MDMSVGMVWYLPVIWSLLLAVAIAMYVVLDGFDLGIGILFPFARSDVEKDQMMSSVAPFWDGNETWLILGGGGLLVAFPLAYSIVMPALYLPVIFMLLALVFRGVAFEFRHVADTSRFIWNIAFAGGSTLAAFFQGVLLGGFVQGIKVENNAFAGGPLDWATPFALFCGLGVVAGYALIGSTWIIMKTEGAAARHARGHAKLLLPTVLVFMAIVSLWTPIAFPRIADRWFTTPNLFYLAPVPLLTLLLAWFVWRWLEEGRENRPFFGVIGLFLLGYLGIGISIFPYLIPPSLTVWETAAAPASQIFMLIGTIFMLPIVLGYVAFVYWLFRGKVREGESYH encoded by the coding sequence ATGGATATGAGCGTCGGAATGGTCTGGTACCTGCCCGTCATCTGGTCGCTGCTGCTGGCGGTCGCCATCGCCATGTATGTGGTGCTGGACGGGTTCGATCTCGGCATCGGCATCCTCTTTCCCTTCGCCCGGAGCGACGTGGAAAAGGACCAGATGATGAGCTCCGTCGCCCCGTTCTGGGACGGCAACGAAACCTGGTTGATCCTCGGCGGCGGCGGGCTGCTGGTCGCCTTCCCCCTCGCCTACTCCATTGTGATGCCGGCGCTTTATCTGCCGGTCATCTTCATGCTGCTGGCGCTGGTGTTCCGCGGCGTGGCCTTCGAGTTCCGCCATGTGGCCGATACCAGCCGCTTCATCTGGAACATCGCCTTCGCCGGCGGCTCGACGCTCGCGGCCTTCTTTCAGGGCGTGCTGCTCGGCGGCTTCGTGCAGGGCATCAAGGTCGAGAACAACGCCTTTGCCGGCGGCCCGCTCGACTGGGCGACGCCCTTCGCCCTGTTCTGCGGGCTCGGCGTCGTCGCCGGCTACGCGCTGATCGGCAGCACCTGGATCATCATGAAGACCGAGGGCGCCGCCGCCCGCCATGCCCGCGGCCACGCCAAGCTGCTGCTGCCGACCGTGCTGGTGTTCATGGCCATTGTCAGCCTGTGGACGCCGATCGCCTTCCCGCGCATCGCCGACCGCTGGTTCACCACGCCGAACCTGTTCTACCTCGCCCCCGTGCCGCTGCTGACGCTGCTGCTCGCCTGGTTTGTCTGGCGCTGGCTGGAGGAAGGGCGCGAGAACCGGCCGTTCTTCGGCGTCATCGGCCTGTTTCTGCTCGGCTATCTCGGCATCGGGATCTCGATCTTCCCCTATCTCATCCCGCCGAGCCTGACGGTGTGGGAGACCGCCGCCGCCCCCGCCAGCCAGATCTTCATGCTGATCGGCACCATCTTCATGCTGCCGATCGTGCTGGGCTATGTCGCCTTCGTGTACTGGCTGTTCCGCGGCAAGGTGCGCGAGGGCGAGAGCTACCACTAG